The following proteins come from a genomic window of Alnus glutinosa chromosome 10, dhAlnGlut1.1, whole genome shotgun sequence:
- the LOC133880090 gene encoding probable glycerol-3-phosphate dehydrogenase [NAD(+)] 1, cytosolic gives MVGATEVMNPNADSNGSILKSNGALEEKVDELRGLLGKAESDPLRIVGVGAGAWGSVFAAMLQDSYGHLREKVQIRIWRRAGRSVDRATAEHLFEVINSREDVLRRLIRRCAYLKYVEARLGDRTLHADEILKDGFCLNMIDTPLCPLKVVTNLQEAVWDADIVINGLPSTETREVFEEISRYWKERITVPVIISLAKGVEAELEPEPRIVTPTQMINRATGVPMENILYLGGPNIASEIYNMEYANARICGSEKWRRPLAKFLSQPHFIVWDNGDLVTHEVMGGLKNVYAIGAGMIAALTNESATSKSVYFAHCTSEMIFITHLIAEEPEKLAGPLLADTYVTLLKGRNSWYGQKLAKGELTLEMGDSIKGKGMIQGVSAVKAFYELLCQSSLSTLHPEENKPVAPVELCPILKMLYKILITRECSCQAILQALRDETMNDPRDRIEIAQTHAVYRPSLLGHQP, from the exons ATGGTTGGGGCCACTGAGGTAATGAACCCTAATGCGGATTCCAATGGATCAATTCTGAAATCAAATGGTGCTTTAGAAGAGAAGGTCGATGAGCTTCGTGGCCTTCTGGGAAAAGCTGAGAGTGATCCGCTGAGGATTGTTGGTGTTGGGGCAGGTGCATGGGGTAGTGTTTTTGCAGCTATGTTGCAAGACAGTTATGGTCATTTAAGAGAGAAGGTACAGATTAGGATATGGAGAAGAGCTGGTAGATCTGTTGACAGAGCTACAGCTGAACACCTATTTGAGGTGATCAATTCGAGGGAGGATGTGTTGAGAAGACTGATTAGGCGGTGTGCATACTTGAAGTATGTCGAGGCAAGATTAGGTGATCGAACACTTCATGCTGATGAGATTTTGAAAGACGGATTTTGCTTGAACATGATTGATACCCCTCTCTGCCCTTTGAAGGTTGTCACTAACTTGCAGGAGGCTGTGTGGGATGCTGATATTGTAATCAATGGCTTGCCCTCAACAGAAACCCGTGAGGTATTTGAAGAAATCAGTAGGTATTGGAAAGAGAGAATAACAGTACCTGTCATCATTTCTTTAGCAAAGGGTGTAGAGGCTGAATTGGAGCCTGAACCACGCATAGTAACTCCCACTCAAATGATCAATCGAGCAA CTGGTGTTCCAATGGAGAACATTCTTTATCTTGGAGGACCTAATATAGCCTCAGAGATCTACAACATGGAATATGCTAATGCTCGAATATGTGGATCTGAAAAGTGGAGGAGACCATTGGCAAAGTTTTTGAGCCAGCCCCACTTTATAGTATGGGACAATGGTGACCTTGTTACTCATGAAGTCATGGGAGGCTTAAAGAATGTCTATGCTATTGGAGCTG GAATGATAGCAGCCCTAACCAACGAGAGTGCCACCAGCAAATCAGTGTACTTTGCACACTGTACATCTGAGATGATATTTATCACTCATCTCATAGCAGAAGAACCAGAGAAACTTGCAGGGCCTTTGTTGGCTGACACTTATGTAACCCTGTTGAAAGGTCGTAATTCATGGTATGGACAAAAGTTGGCCAAAGGCGAATTGACCCTTGAAATGGGTGATAGCATCAAGGGCAAAGGGATGATTCAG GGGGTCTCTGCTGTTAAAGCATTTTATGAGCTGCTCTGTCAGTCCAGCTTAAGTACACTACATCCTGAAGAAAATAAGCCTGTTGCTCCAGTTGAGCTCTGCCCCATCTTGAAGATGTTATATAAAATACTTATAACAAG GGAGTGTTCATGTCAGGCCATTCTTCAAGCATTAAGGGATGAGACAATGAATGATCCCCGAGATCGTATCGAGATTGCACAAACCCATGCTGTTTACAGACCGTCTCTTCTTGGTCATCAGCCTTGA